A single region of the Lates calcarifer isolate ASB-BC8 linkage group LG16_LG22, TLL_Latcal_v3, whole genome shotgun sequence genome encodes:
- the lg16_lg22h10orf53 gene encoding UPF0728 protein C10orf53 homolog: MPSMARVTLCYGPYASCGVVQHRTFRLQGLQAALTARGHQCTLEETREWNMVGLVVNGELVFTCDIRQLEFGGDGKLDPVCKEAVAAVEKAH, translated from the exons ATGCCGTCAATGGCGCGGGTGACACTTTGCTATGGACCGTATGCATCCTGTGGAGTTGTACAACACAGGACCTTCCGTCTGCAGGGTCTCCAGG CCGCTCTGACAGCGCGCGGGCACCAGTGCACCTTGGAAGAGACGCGCGAGTGGAACATGGTGGGGCTCGTGGTCAACGGGGAGCTAGTCTTCACCTGTGATATAAGGCAGCTAGAGTTTG GTGGAGATGGAAAACTGGACCCTGTTTGCAAAGAAGCTGTTGCCGCTGTGGAGAAGGCTCACTGA